The segment CGACTGGGATGGTATCAATGCTGTCGCAACGTTTTCTGCTGCGTTTATTGCTTTAGGCGGCACGGCTGTTGCTATGAGGATGCCGCACCGAACCAAATTGAGGGAGCGGTCCGACACCTCAAATGAGATTCTTCATAGCGCTGGATTAGCCGTGAAGCTTTACCGTGAAGCGGCTGCGCTGATTCCTGCTGGTACAAGGTCTATCGACATTAAGACTCTTGCCGCGACAGCGGCTACTTTGCGGGTCGCGCTCGATCGAATGATCAGCCGTCTGGAATTGACGGATCGCGCGATAATGGCCGGCGCTGGCGCAATGCAGCTTCTGACCGCAGTTGAGAACGCAGCTTCGAAATACCCTGACCCAAGGCACCCGAAAATGGGCCCTAAGGTTTTTATCCCGGATCTGTTTCTATCGGATCATATTGTACCTACTGTTCTCGAAAGTGCTCAAAAGGTAGCGAAGTACGCGGTGAAGAGAAAATGGCCGAAGTGGCGGTCACGTTTCGCAAGGATTGCGGAGGTAGGGCTTGATGGGCCGGGTTGCCCCGCCGACCCGTCGGCGAGATAAAAAGGCCGATAGGTCATGGGTTGTGGGCCAGCTCTCGCCGCAATGAAAATTGATTGCTCCCCAGCGAGCGGCGCAGGGGCAGTGCCGAGAGCTTCAGCGTTTTCTTTCGCGTGAGGCGGTTTGACTGCTGAACTTTTGGGCATTGCTCGATATGTCGCCAGAGCCGCAAGCTTAGGGGAAGGGGGCAATCGATGGCGTACTGGATGGTCTATCAAGGAGCGAGTTGGGCGCGCGCGCGCCTAGGCGGCTACCTGTGGGCCCCTAAGCAAGGGAATAATGGGCAGACCTACGTCTACTGGACGAACATGGCTGAGGTCGCGCCCGGTGACATGATTTTTTCAGGCGTCCAAAACGCTCTCCGGGCTTTCTCTCAAGCCGTTACACCTGCCTATGCTGCGAACAGACCCGATCCTCGCGATGAGGCAAATTGGGAGCTCGAAGGGTGGCGTATGGACGTTGCCTACACCGACCTGCCGCAGCCGCTGTACTATCGCGACTGGGTTCCTAGTATCCTGAGCGAGCTTCCCCAAAAGCACTCGCCGTTCTCAGGGCAGGGTCGACCGAACCAGGGCTATCTGTACCATCTCCCGAGCAGCGTCGGCGAATATCTAGTCGCCTTGGTTGGGCAAGACGGCGTATCGGTTGATCTGGCGGCGTCGATTGCTTCGCAGTCCGCGGCCGAGCAAGAGACGGTCCGGCAGCAGCTAACCCAGGCTCGCATAGGTCAAGGCAAATTCCGGCAGGACCTCATCGACCGGTGGAAAGCTTGCGCCGTGCTGGGCGTGTCACGGCCCGAACTCCTGCGCGCATCCCATATAAAGCCGTGGTCTTCCTGCAATAATGTCGAACGCCTCGATCCAGCCAATGGGTTGCTACTCTCCGCGACCTACGACGCCGCTTTCGATGCCAAGCTGATATCGTTCACGGACGCGGGCGACATTTTGCTGGCACCCGACTTCCCCAGGGGCGAGGCTATCGCGGCCGGTATCGACCCGGCTTCCAGGATCGAGGGCATTAGCTCCGCCACCAAGGCTTACCTTGCGCAGCATAGAGAAATCATGGCAGCGCAATCCCGTCGCCGTGCCAGGAAGGCTTTGACCTAGCCCAAAACCCGCACCAAAAATTTTTGGGGGTATCCGTGGGGGCGTCCGTCACTAATCACAGGTTATGAGTGACGAAATGCGAGCCGAATGCTGCACCGTTTGGTGCTAACCGAACTCACGCGAATCTGCCGATTTTCGGCTGAAGTTCGATAGGTGCCGGGTCGGCCTCAGTGCCTTGTCAGAAGTGTGCACGCCTTCCCACCGCGTCCGCCGGCCAGGCTTGATATCGTCAGGCCAAGGAGCCGGAGTGCCCAGTATCGTA is part of the Sphingomonas sp. genome and harbors:
- a CDS encoding HNH endonuclease signature motif containing protein, giving the protein MAYWMVYQGASWARARLGGYLWAPKQGNNGQTYVYWTNMAEVAPGDMIFSGVQNALRAFSQAVTPAYAANRPDPRDEANWELEGWRMDVAYTDLPQPLYYRDWVPSILSELPQKHSPFSGQGRPNQGYLYHLPSSVGEYLVALVGQDGVSVDLAASIASQSAAEQETVRQQLTQARIGQGKFRQDLIDRWKACAVLGVSRPELLRASHIKPWSSCNNVERLDPANGLLLSATYDAAFDAKLISFTDAGDILLAPDFPRGEAIAAGIDPASRIEGISSATKAYLAQHREIMAAQSRRRARKALT